One window of the Pseudarthrobacter sp. ATCC 49987 genome contains the following:
- a CDS encoding TetR/AcrR family transcriptional regulator, translated as MSLSMNSGHSGSGPPGGSGAGSVAPGVRERILAAAYELLSTRGVRGVGVNELINRSGVAKASFYRHFASKDELVLAFLARRDQLWTVDKVVSEARRQGTSPEEQLLAIFDVFADWFARADFEACSFVNVLLEMGSDHPLGRASIDYLAKIRGHVQQLAEEAGLRDPAGFSRSWHILMKGSIVSAAEGDLAAAGRARQMAGWLIEHHRA; from the coding sequence ATGTCACTTTCAATGAATTCCGGTCATTCGGGTTCCGGACCGCCCGGCGGCTCCGGTGCCGGATCTGTGGCGCCCGGCGTGCGGGAGCGCATTCTTGCGGCTGCCTACGAGCTGCTCTCCACCCGCGGTGTCCGCGGAGTCGGCGTCAATGAACTGATCAACCGCTCCGGCGTGGCCAAGGCGAGCTTCTACCGTCATTTCGCTTCCAAGGATGAGCTGGTGCTCGCCTTCCTGGCGCGCAGGGACCAGCTATGGACCGTGGACAAGGTTGTCTCCGAAGCACGGCGCCAGGGCACAAGCCCCGAAGAGCAGCTGCTGGCCATCTTTGACGTCTTCGCGGACTGGTTTGCACGCGCGGACTTCGAAGCGTGTTCGTTCGTCAACGTCCTGCTTGAGATGGGATCCGATCACCCGCTGGGCAGGGCAAGCATCGACTACCTTGCGAAGATCCGCGGCCACGTCCAGCAGCTTGCCGAGGAAGCCGGCCTTCGCGATCCAGCCGGCTTTTCGCGTTCCTGGCACATTCTGATGAAGGGTTCGATCGTTTCAGCCGCCGAGGGCGACCTCGCCGCGGCCGGCCGGGCCCGGCAAATGGCCGGCTGGCTGATCGAGCACCACCGGGCCTAG
- a CDS encoding acyl-CoA thioesterase: MRWGDMDAYGHINNVQIVRILEEARIAAFGPPRGPGLPGIEPPVSLFNDIPEGTLALIVEHKIRYVRTLEYRNVPAVVQLWVGAIKGASFDIHYLVQDPVTREDCVRATSHLAFVDEATGRVLRLTPEQKEKLDRFTPVPAEPAKPVP, from the coding sequence ATGCGCTGGGGCGACATGGACGCCTACGGCCACATCAACAATGTGCAAATTGTCCGGATCCTGGAGGAAGCCCGCATCGCGGCCTTCGGGCCGCCGCGCGGACCGGGGCTGCCCGGCATCGAGCCCCCGGTGTCCCTCTTCAACGACATCCCGGAGGGGACCCTGGCGCTGATCGTCGAGCACAAGATCCGCTACGTCCGGACCCTCGAATACCGCAACGTGCCGGCTGTCGTGCAGCTGTGGGTCGGCGCGATCAAGGGTGCCAGTTTTGACATCCACTACCTCGTCCAGGACCCCGTGACCCGGGAGGACTGCGTCCGCGCCACAAGCCACCTGGCCTTTGTGGACGAGGCCACCGGGCGGGTGCTGCGGCTGACGCCTGAACAGAAGGAGAAGCTCGACCGCTTCACTCCGGTTCCCGCTGAACCCGCCAAACCAGTCCCATAG
- a CDS encoding 5-methylcytosine restriction system specificity protein McrC, which yields MRASSQPRPAGQHGAPGSQPVHHVVLDELSGGTVERLDPASAAYVNGSGLANASPLGMGLYRIEPVGKVGAVRTPTVQLEVRPKERLGLARLLFLLGYAGDQGFREDSVAAVEEADLWSALAESLAQLSDRALSRGVLQGYLNVDESLRTVKGRIRISDQISRRPGMLVPLEVSYDEFTEDIAENRILRAALERMSQVPGVRPEVLSRLRQLKGKLAAVTRLQSGAPLPVWRASRMNTRYQAALRLAEVILRHSSAEAGDGTQQSASFVVDMSVVFEDFVGTALREAMAAYPGEMRLRYNALLNEAVRDSDRIVVQPGAVHLLGGRPVMVYDAKYQAAADAGASLSGDHYRMLAYCTSLRVPTAWLVYPGAGEIKLRRILNTDIDVVEFPLDLSRPPSEILASVADLAQQSWGEVVRQATISR from the coding sequence TTGCGCGCCTCTAGCCAGCCGAGGCCGGCCGGCCAGCACGGGGCGCCGGGTTCGCAGCCGGTCCACCACGTGGTCCTGGACGAGCTTTCCGGTGGCACCGTCGAACGGCTCGACCCTGCCAGCGCGGCCTACGTCAACGGCAGCGGCCTGGCCAATGCCTCGCCGCTGGGCATGGGCTTGTACCGGATCGAGCCGGTCGGGAAGGTCGGCGCGGTGCGCACCCCGACGGTGCAGCTCGAAGTCCGGCCGAAGGAACGGCTCGGCCTGGCCCGGCTCCTGTTCCTGCTGGGCTACGCCGGGGACCAGGGCTTCCGGGAGGATTCCGTCGCCGCGGTCGAGGAAGCGGATCTGTGGAGTGCGCTGGCCGAGTCGCTGGCCCAACTCTCGGACCGGGCGCTCAGCCGTGGTGTGCTGCAGGGCTACCTGAATGTCGACGAATCGCTCCGGACGGTCAAGGGCCGGATCCGAATTTCTGACCAGATCTCGCGGCGGCCCGGCATGCTGGTTCCCCTAGAGGTTTCCTATGACGAGTTCACCGAGGACATTGCGGAGAACCGGATCCTGCGGGCGGCCCTGGAACGGATGTCCCAGGTTCCGGGGGTGCGGCCAGAGGTGCTGAGCCGGCTCCGCCAGCTTAAGGGCAAGCTCGCGGCCGTGACCCGGCTGCAGTCCGGCGCGCCCCTGCCGGTGTGGCGGGCCAGCCGGATGAACACCCGCTACCAGGCCGCCCTGCGGCTCGCCGAGGTGATCCTGCGCCATTCCTCGGCGGAGGCTGGCGACGGCACGCAGCAGTCGGCGTCGTTTGTGGTGGACATGTCCGTGGTGTTCGAGGACTTCGTCGGGACTGCGCTCCGCGAGGCCATGGCGGCATACCCGGGGGAGATGCGGCTGCGGTACAACGCCCTGCTCAATGAGGCCGTCCGCGACTCGGACCGGATCGTGGTGCAGCCCGGCGCCGTCCATCTGCTGGGCGGGCGGCCCGTGATGGTCTACGACGCCAAGTACCAGGCCGCGGCCGACGCCGGGGCGTCCCTGTCGGGGGATCACTACCGGATGCTGGCGTATTGCACGTCATTGCGGGTCCCGACGGCCTGGCTGGTGTATCCGGGGGCAGGGGAGATCAAACTGCGCCGGATCCTCAACACGGATATCGACGTGGTCGAGTTCCCCCTGGACCTGTCGCGGCCGCCGTCGGAAATCCTGGCCTCCGTAGCGGACCTCGCGCAGCAGTCATGGGGCGAAGTGGTGCGTCAGGCGACCATCAGCCGCTGA
- a CDS encoding McrB family protein translates to MTPSKKPAMHRALGISKEIEDAAWFVLGPGLLGKASALDGRTKTWSVPAAAELLDRLDRGVPDPKAPMMTNLRQNLAGASRGAKQLAVELLFLQSLPLAHEVKSLKVKRARVAEAATWLEPPLALPDELYAGMTDHGVIRDRTAEFNWTIWDHLKWLCRFVQHVARRPSGEVAAAVKDPLAFHLLVAGTPDDQPAIRRSIEFLVWPSYFEPVVADVERQEIRDAFASLVGGAKGDSDEEISADIHRIRLHLDEQAGQRIDWYSRQLVSQWRKVGDPGRRAWLLRTHHENAELLGTWEAEESVTLDVEHLRLLDPGVTAGLVQHAVDEDYKHLGYVEREDTKTAVFAFLTVMKPGDLTLYQSAGTVRVGVVLGEPEHREDNRRLRRKVRWFDEAHTMTELPRHVQRQLATSGIVVDVTRVIQALESLLPAEAEAEPGDGTEPAAVVEPACEGFRPLTEEFAASLHMDLEPLQEIAELLEENRQLVLYGPPGTGKTYLAKHLAAQLAGDTTDERVKLVQFHPSYAYEDFFEGFRPDKTEGGQVSFKLVAGPLRRIAEEAAKPGNESKPYFLIIDEMNRANLAKVFGELYFLLEYRDDRIYLQYSPNEPFTLPDNLYIIGTMNTADRSIAMMDAAIRRRFSFIELHPKTEPVKGSLLRFLQARDLDTTPALLMDALNDAIDEWDRDLMIGPSYFMKPSAQTPKGLRRIWKYELMPLLEEHYHGQLNRAQLQERFGLDQLLDRLARL, encoded by the coding sequence ATGACCCCATCCAAAAAGCCTGCCATGCACCGCGCCCTCGGCATCTCCAAGGAGATTGAGGACGCGGCCTGGTTTGTCCTGGGGCCAGGGCTGCTGGGCAAAGCGTCAGCCTTGGACGGCCGCACCAAAACCTGGTCGGTGCCGGCCGCCGCGGAGCTTCTCGATCGCCTCGACCGCGGGGTACCGGATCCCAAGGCGCCCATGATGACCAACCTGCGTCAGAACCTGGCGGGTGCCTCCCGGGGTGCCAAGCAACTGGCCGTCGAGCTGCTCTTCCTGCAGTCCCTGCCGTTGGCCCACGAGGTGAAGTCCCTCAAGGTCAAGCGCGCACGGGTGGCCGAAGCTGCAACCTGGCTGGAGCCTCCCCTGGCACTGCCGGACGAGCTGTACGCGGGCATGACGGACCACGGCGTCATCCGGGACCGCACCGCCGAATTCAACTGGACCATCTGGGATCACCTGAAATGGCTCTGCCGCTTCGTGCAGCACGTCGCCCGGCGTCCGTCGGGGGAAGTCGCGGCCGCCGTCAAGGATCCGCTGGCCTTCCACCTGCTGGTGGCAGGCACGCCCGATGACCAGCCGGCCATCCGCCGCAGCATCGAGTTCCTGGTCTGGCCCAGCTACTTCGAACCCGTCGTGGCCGACGTCGAACGCCAGGAGATCCGCGACGCCTTCGCCTCCCTCGTGGGCGGCGCCAAGGGTGACAGCGACGAGGAAATCTCCGCGGACATCCACCGCATCCGGCTGCACCTCGACGAACAGGCCGGCCAGCGGATCGACTGGTACTCCCGGCAACTGGTGAGCCAGTGGCGGAAGGTCGGGGACCCCGGCCGGCGCGCCTGGCTGCTGCGCACCCACCACGAGAACGCCGAGCTGCTCGGCACCTGGGAGGCCGAGGAATCGGTGACGCTCGACGTCGAGCACCTCCGCCTGCTGGACCCGGGCGTCACCGCCGGGCTGGTCCAGCACGCCGTCGATGAGGACTACAAACACCTCGGTTACGTGGAACGCGAGGACACCAAAACCGCTGTCTTCGCCTTCCTGACCGTCATGAAGCCCGGCGACCTGACCCTGTACCAGAGCGCCGGCACCGTCCGGGTGGGGGTGGTCCTCGGCGAGCCTGAGCACCGCGAGGACAACCGCCGGCTCCGCCGGAAGGTCCGCTGGTTCGACGAGGCGCACACAATGACCGAGCTGCCCCGCCACGTGCAGCGGCAGCTGGCCACCTCCGGCATCGTTGTGGACGTCACCCGCGTCATCCAGGCACTGGAATCGCTGCTGCCCGCCGAAGCGGAAGCCGAGCCCGGCGACGGCACCGAGCCGGCCGCCGTCGTCGAACCTGCCTGTGAAGGATTCCGCCCGCTGACGGAGGAGTTTGCCGCGTCGCTGCACATGGACCTGGAGCCGCTGCAGGAGATCGCCGAACTCTTGGAGGAGAACCGCCAGCTGGTGCTGTACGGCCCGCCCGGCACCGGCAAAACGTACCTGGCCAAGCACCTCGCCGCCCAGCTCGCCGGCGACACCACCGACGAACGCGTCAAGCTGGTGCAGTTCCACCCCTCCTACGCCTATGAGGACTTCTTCGAGGGTTTCCGTCCGGACAAGACCGAGGGAGGCCAGGTGTCTTTCAAGCTCGTCGCGGGGCCGCTGCGCCGCATCGCCGAAGAGGCCGCCAAGCCCGGGAACGAGAGCAAGCCGTACTTCCTGATCATCGATGAGATGAACCGGGCGAACCTGGCGAAGGTGTTCGGTGAGCTGTACTTCCTGCTCGAATACCGCGACGACCGGATCTACCTCCAGTACAGCCCCAACGAGCCCTTCACGCTGCCGGACAACCTCTACATCATCGGCACCATGAACACCGCGGACCGCTCCATTGCGATGATGGACGCGGCCATTCGCCGCCGCTTCTCCTTCATCGAACTCCACCCCAAGACCGAACCGGTGAAGGGTTCGCTGCTGCGGTTCCTGCAGGCCCGGGATCTGGATACGACGCCGGCGCTGCTGATGGACGCGCTCAACGATGCCATCGATGAGTGGGACCGGGACCTGATGATCGGCCCGTCCTACTTCATGAAGCCGTCCGCGCAGACGCCCAAGGGCCTGCGCCGGATCTGGAAGTACGAGCTCATGCCGCTGCTGGAGGAGCACTACCACGGCCAGTTGAACCGCGCGCAGCTTCAGGAGCGGTTCGGACTGGACCAACTGCTCGACCGCCTTGCGCGCCTCTAG